In candidate division KSB1 bacterium, the following proteins share a genomic window:
- a CDS encoding DNRLRE domain-containing protein: MIQRRFWLLLFGLIVLFNCQKDRPLPTGYETLFGNREGQIANTTIFTSFGSETGFSRTINTGNGYNLLIGNYQNYRLAIYLKFSNLPDSARIHEAKLYLKSNTIDSTLLSPDRAFDMAIYRANYQWDNEQDPEAYLDQLPFFGPYLKIETVAPDSVGKIVLQLDAGLVTDWADTTTGAPNYGIWITSPSLIGLRSFYSVENADATVKPQLTFIYTPKDSSASFRDTTTVTASADAFLVINPNEVTGGLDPNFIYVGKGLAFRSVIRFDLSQLDSTTHINRALLKIVVNSGRSFPSISAASETYILRKAEISTIKGEIDENPSTSGFTGTLSDSTLTFDVTSVVQGWLNNNFPNYGFLVRSLNETQSLARVAFYSSKSGLTNLQPRLELYYTTPARQEF; encoded by the coding sequence ATGATACAACGGAGATTTTGGCTACTGCTATTCGGTTTAATAGTATTGTTCAACTGTCAAAAGGATCGCCCTTTGCCCACCGGCTACGAAACTTTGTTCGGTAATAGAGAAGGACAAATCGCCAATACCACCATATTCACCTCGTTCGGAAGTGAAACAGGTTTCAGCCGCACGATCAATACGGGCAATGGATATAATTTATTGATCGGCAATTATCAGAATTACCGACTGGCCATTTATCTCAAATTCAGCAATTTGCCAGATAGCGCTCGGATCCATGAGGCTAAGCTGTATTTAAAATCCAATACAATCGATTCGACATTGTTGAGCCCCGATCGTGCTTTCGACATGGCGATCTATCGAGCCAATTATCAATGGGACAATGAGCAGGACCCTGAAGCCTATTTGGATCAATTACCATTTTTCGGCCCATATTTGAAAATTGAGACTGTGGCGCCTGATTCCGTGGGCAAAATCGTTCTCCAATTGGATGCCGGATTGGTAACTGATTGGGCGGATACGACCACTGGAGCGCCCAATTACGGCATTTGGATCACCAGCCCCAGCCTCATTGGCTTGCGGAGCTTCTATTCCGTTGAAAACGCAGATGCGACTGTAAAACCACAACTGACTTTCATCTATACTCCAAAAGATTCGTCCGCATCGTTTCGCGACACCACCACAGTGACTGCTTCAGCAGACGCCTTCTTGGTTATCAACCCAAATGAAGTGACTGGTGGGCTCGATCCAAATTTCATTTATGTTGGAAAAGGGCTGGCTTTTCGAAGCGTCATCCGATTTGATCTCAGTCAGTTGGACTCAACGACCCATATCAACCGAGCGCTTTTGAAAATTGTGGTCAACAGCGGCCGAAGTTTCCCAAGCATTTCAGCCGCCAGCGAAACTTACATCTTGCGGAAAGCTGAGATTAGCACCATCAAAGGTGAAATCGATGAAAATCCATCCACCAGCGGATTCACTGGTACGCTAAGCGATAGCACGCTGACCTTTGATGTCACTTCAGTCGTTCAAGGATGGTTGAATAATAATTTCCCCAATTATGGCTTTTTGGTGCGCTCACTCAACGAGACTCAATCTCTGGCACGGGTCGCTTTTTATTCATCGAAATCCGGCTTGACCAATCTGCAGCCACGACTTGAACTGTACTACACGACCCCAGCGAGGCAAGAATTTTGA
- the hutI gene encoding imidazolonepropionase produces MMNLQPIPQNERNNTLLDVDLLIINAKQLLVPAIDHDKSRLQIIENGYVAVRDGKIARYGLMETMPDQLRTNPNSKVIDAADRIVTPGFVDAHTHPIFYGTREAEFIMRCQGKTYQEIAESGGGIRLSVRQLRAASKDQLIKHALPHLDRFLSLGTTTIEAKSGYGLSLEDEIKSLEVIQELNRLHPIDLIPTFLGAHEIPDEYRQRRDQYIDLIINEMIPLVAERNLAEFCDIFCETHVFDLKESEKILTAARDHGFKIKIHADQLTDSGGAALAAKLGAVSADHLDFITPSAIDQLKQAGTVPVLLPGAVFFLGQRQYAPARQMIDAGLPVALATDFNPGSCMTESMPMMMTLGCIYMKMLPEEAWLATTLHAAQAVDRNGKLGCLEPDAAADLVIWNIPNYQYLPYHFGVNLVDQVIKNGELVFTQQEFQLMRGII; encoded by the coding sequence ATGATGAATCTTCAGCCAATCCCTCAGAACGAGAGGAATAACACTTTGCTCGATGTAGATCTACTGATAATTAATGCGAAACAATTGCTTGTTCCAGCGATCGATCATGACAAAAGCCGGCTTCAGATTATTGAAAATGGCTATGTAGCAGTCCGCGATGGAAAAATTGCGCGCTATGGTTTGATGGAAACGATGCCGGATCAGCTTCGCACCAATCCAAATAGCAAGGTAATCGATGCGGCGGATCGGATAGTGACTCCTGGCTTTGTCGATGCTCATACCCATCCTATTTTCTATGGCACTCGCGAGGCAGAGTTCATCATGCGGTGCCAGGGCAAAACTTATCAAGAAATAGCCGAATCTGGTGGGGGCATTCGACTGAGCGTGCGACAATTGCGGGCCGCCTCCAAGGATCAATTGATCAAGCATGCCCTCCCTCATCTGGACCGGTTTCTTAGCCTTGGGACTACCACGATCGAGGCGAAAAGCGGTTATGGTCTTTCTCTCGAGGATGAAATCAAATCTCTGGAAGTGATTCAAGAACTGAATCGACTGCATCCCATCGATTTGATCCCGACCTTTCTCGGAGCGCACGAGATCCCCGATGAGTATCGCCAGCGGCGCGATCAATATATCGATCTGATCATCAACGAAATGATCCCCCTGGTTGCCGAAAGGAACTTGGCAGAGTTTTGCGATATCTTTTGTGAAACCCATGTGTTCGACCTGAAAGAATCTGAGAAAATTTTAACGGCAGCCCGAGATCACGGATTTAAGATAAAGATTCATGCGGATCAACTCACTGACAGCGGTGGTGCTGCTTTGGCGGCGAAATTGGGCGCGGTTTCCGCCGATCATCTCGATTTTATCACCCCATCCGCCATTGACCAGCTCAAACAAGCAGGTACAGTGCCCGTTTTGCTGCCAGGGGCTGTGTTTTTCCTCGGCCAGCGCCAATACGCTCCCGCAAGACAAATGATCGATGCTGGTCTGCCAGTCGCACTGGCAACCGATTTCAATCCCGGCAGTTGCATGACCGAATCCATGCCCATGATGATGACGCTTGGCTGCATTTATATGAAAATGCTACCAGAAGAGGCTTGGTTGGCCACTACACTCCACGCGGCCCAAGCCGTGGATCGCAACGGCAAGCTAGGATGCCTGGAACCCGATGCCGCCGCTGATTTGGTCATCTGGAATATCCCGAATTATCAGTATCTGCCATATCACTTTGGTGTGAATTTGGTGGATCAGGTCATTAAAAATGGGGAATTGGTTTTTACTCAGCAAGAATTTCAACTCATGAGAGGCATAATATGA
- the rsxC gene encoding electron transport complex subunit RsxC, with the protein MRLKRLTFKGGVHPPERKELSEEQAIEALPLPSYVVIPLQQHLGAPAEPIVAVGDMVRTGDKICEAKGFVSVPSHASISGKVKAIEKRPHPVAGEALAIVIESDGKDEMSPNIGPVANYLALDVEEMKKKIQQAGLAGMGGAAFPTHVKLSPPANKPIDTFILNGAECEPYLTADHRLMLEHPNEILEGVRIIMKILGCKNGYIAIEKNKPDAIAVFQKLVNEAGDNLRVVALNVKYPQGAEKQLIKAITNRKVPAGGLPMDVGCLVHNVGTAKAVYEAVALNKPLYERVVTVSGRGIRQPKNLRVRIGTPFQNLIDFCGGLSDDTVKIINGGPMMGIAQYTLEVPVTKGTSGILALTSSETRIAEPQPCIRCGRCVEVCPMNLLPNTLARLVEYKRFDEARELGVLDCIECGSCAFVCPSKIRHVHHIKFGKLEVTKMMKAKAA; encoded by the coding sequence ATGAGACTGAAGCGATTAACGTTCAAGGGCGGTGTCCATCCGCCAGAGCGTAAAGAATTATCTGAAGAACAAGCCATTGAAGCACTTCCATTGCCCTCGTATGTAGTGATTCCATTGCAGCAGCATCTGGGAGCGCCAGCAGAGCCGATTGTCGCTGTGGGCGATATGGTGCGCACTGGGGATAAAATTTGTGAGGCCAAGGGCTTTGTTTCCGTTCCTTCTCATGCCTCAATCTCTGGCAAAGTCAAAGCAATCGAAAAACGTCCCCATCCTGTGGCAGGTGAGGCCTTAGCCATCGTGATTGAAAGCGATGGCAAGGATGAAATGTCTCCCAACATTGGTCCAGTGGCGAATTATCTGGCACTGGATGTGGAAGAAATGAAGAAGAAAATTCAGCAAGCTGGGTTAGCTGGAATGGGCGGCGCGGCATTTCCTACCCATGTCAAGCTTTCTCCCCCAGCTAATAAGCCCATCGATACTTTCATTTTGAACGGAGCCGAATGCGAACCCTATCTCACAGCCGATCATCGGCTGATGCTGGAACATCCCAATGAAATCCTGGAAGGCGTCCGAATCATCATGAAAATCCTGGGCTGCAAAAATGGCTATATTGCAATTGAAAAGAACAAGCCCGATGCCATTGCTGTATTTCAAAAATTGGTCAATGAAGCTGGAGACAACCTGAGGGTAGTGGCGCTCAATGTCAAATATCCACAGGGCGCTGAAAAGCAATTGATCAAAGCCATCACGAATCGCAAGGTTCCGGCTGGTGGTTTGCCCATGGATGTGGGCTGCTTGGTCCATAACGTGGGGACAGCCAAGGCGGTCTACGAGGCAGTTGCGCTGAATAAACCGCTGTATGAGCGGGTAGTGACCGTTTCAGGCAGGGGCATCCGACAGCCGAAGAACCTGCGGGTGCGCATTGGGACGCCATTTCAAAATCTGATCGATTTTTGTGGCGGTCTCAGTGACGATACGGTAAAAATCATCAATGGCGGACCGATGATGGGGATCGCCCAATACACCCTCGAAGTCCCAGTCACGAAAGGCACCTCGGGCATTCTGGCGTTAACCTCATCAGAGACGCGTATCGCTGAGCCCCAGCCGTGCATCCGTTGCGGCCGCTGCGTCGAGGTCTGTCCCATGAATCTCCTCCCAAATACGTTAGCCAGGCTGGTCGAATACAAGCGCTTCGACGAGGCAAGGGAGCTGGGTGTGTTGGACTGCATCGAATGTGGCTCCTGCGCCTTTGTTTGTCCCTCGAAAATCCGTCACGTCCATCATATTAAATTCGGCAAACTGGAAGTGACCAAGATGATGAAAGCGAAAGCAGCTTAA
- a CDS encoding HU family DNA-binding protein, protein MTKADLVDIIAEGTGLTKVETAAVVDGLFATMRNALKAGHRIEIRGFGRFQVVQRSERIGRNPKSGETVRIPAYKTVRFNCSKLLQDALNRPGD, encoded by the coding sequence ATGACCAAAGCCGATTTAGTCGATATCATTGCTGAGGGAACGGGATTGACCAAAGTGGAAACAGCCGCTGTTGTGGATGGGTTGTTTGCTACTATGCGTAATGCGTTGAAAGCAGGGCATCGCATCGAAATCAGGGGATTTGGTCGATTTCAAGTAGTACAACGCTCGGAAAGGATTGGCAGAAATCCAAAGTCCGGGGAAACGGTGCGCATTCCTGCCTATAAAACAGTACGCTTCAATTGTTCGAAGTTATTGCAGGATGCCCTAAACCGGCCAGGGGACTAA
- the nrdR gene encoding transcriptional regulator NrdR, with protein sequence MRCPFCGTSDSKVIDSRAKSDGKVIRRRRECLSCKRRFTTKEYVEENPILVIKCDQRREAFNREKLKQGILLACTKRPISMAQIDAVVSYIENSLKDQSKEEVTSKEIGEMVMEQLKKLDQVAYVRFASVYRNFQAMDEFINEIQGLK encoded by the coding sequence ATGCGTTGTCCATTTTGTGGTACTTCTGATAGCAAAGTCATCGATTCGCGAGCCAAAAGTGATGGCAAGGTCATTCGGCGCAGGCGCGAATGTCTTTCTTGTAAACGGCGGTTCACCACCAAAGAATATGTCGAAGAGAACCCGATTTTGGTCATCAAATGTGACCAGCGTCGCGAGGCTTTCAATCGAGAAAAATTGAAACAGGGAATCCTTCTGGCCTGTACCAAGCGCCCTATTTCCATGGCGCAAATCGATGCTGTGGTGAGCTATATCGAGAACTCGCTAAAAGATCAATCGAAGGAGGAAGTCACCTCCAAGGAAATCGGCGAAATGGTCATGGAGCAGCTCAAAAAACTCGATCAAGTAGCTTACGTGCGATTCGCCTCGGTTTACCGCAATTTTCAGGCGATGGATGAATTCATCAATGAAATTCAGGGACTCAAGTAG
- a CDS encoding serine hydroxymethyltransferase, whose amino-acid sequence MKNLKEVDPEVYEAIKLEVARQNDKLEMIASENFVSLAVLQAMGQVMTNKYAEGYPGKRYYGGCAYVDIAEELARERAKKLFNAEYANVQPHSGSQANIATYFAFANPGDTVMGMNLDHGGHLTHGSPVNFSGRLFRIVSYGVNRETGYIDMDQVRDLALKERPKLIITGASAYPREIDYAAFREIADQVGAKLVADIAHPAGLIAAGLIGSPIPYCHAVTSTTHKTLRGPRGGLILVGKDTENDLGQRTPKGTLKTWGQIIDSNVFPGFQGGPLMHVIAAKAVAFKEALSPEFKAYSQQVINNAKALAQKLISLDYHLISNGTDTHLMLVDLRNKGLTGKQAETALEQAGITVNKNMVPFDDQSPFVTSGIRIGTPALTTRGMKEKEMIEIGDLINKVLTNIGNETVYHQVRSKVYELCQQFPLYQFEF is encoded by the coding sequence ATGAAAAATTTGAAAGAAGTTGATCCAGAAGTCTATGAGGCGATCAAATTGGAAGTTGCTCGACAGAATGATAAATTAGAGATGATCGCATCGGAGAATTTTGTGAGCCTCGCCGTATTACAGGCAATGGGGCAGGTCATGACCAATAAATATGCGGAAGGCTATCCAGGCAAGCGCTATTATGGCGGCTGCGCTTATGTGGATATTGCTGAGGAGCTGGCTCGCGAACGCGCTAAGAAATTGTTCAACGCCGAATACGCCAATGTGCAACCCCATTCTGGGTCTCAGGCCAATATCGCCACTTACTTTGCCTTTGCTAACCCTGGGGATACTGTGATGGGAATGAACCTCGATCATGGAGGGCATCTCACTCATGGCAGCCCGGTGAATTTTTCAGGTCGATTGTTTCGTATCGTCTCCTATGGGGTGAATCGCGAGACTGGGTACATCGACATGGATCAGGTGCGGGACTTGGCGCTCAAAGAGCGGCCGAAATTGATCATTACTGGCGCTAGCGCTTATCCACGGGAGATCGATTACGCGGCGTTCCGAGAAATTGCCGATCAAGTGGGTGCCAAACTGGTCGCTGACATCGCCCATCCTGCCGGGCTGATCGCTGCCGGGCTGATTGGCAGCCCTATCCCCTATTGTCATGCCGTCACTTCTACCACGCATAAAACGCTGCGTGGGCCGCGTGGCGGATTGATTTTGGTCGGCAAGGACACGGAAAATGATTTAGGTCAGCGAACGCCAAAGGGAACGCTCAAGACTTGGGGACAGATCATCGATTCCAATGTGTTCCCTGGATTTCAAGGCGGGCCGTTGATGCATGTCATTGCTGCAAAGGCTGTCGCTTTTAAAGAGGCGTTATCCCCAGAGTTCAAGGCTTATTCGCAGCAGGTCATTAACAACGCAAAAGCGTTGGCACAAAAACTAATCAGCCTCGATTATCATTTGATTTCCAATGGCACGGATACCCATCTCATGCTGGTCGATTTGCGCAATAAAGGGCTCACAGGCAAGCAGGCTGAAACTGCTCTGGAACAGGCGGGGATTACTGTGAATAAAAATATGGTCCCATTCGATGATCAAAGCCCATTCGTGACCAGCGGGATCCGCATCGGGACTCCCGCACTTACCACTCGGGGCATGAAAGAGAAAGAAATGATTGAGATCGGCGATTTGATCAATAAAGTGTTGACCAATATCGGCAATGAGACCGTTTATCATCAGGTGCGATCCAAAGTGTACGAGCTTTGTCAACAATTCCCGCTCTACCAATTTGAATTCTAA
- a CDS encoding outer membrane protein transport protein: MNKRYSKLFLIIITLLVASKVLAGSFYNSRGLGEMKLVSSAQAIAMGHCLIAVPDFYQINVLNPAGLVFMPIARLSGDFIHEGIWSTAHQADGFTKYTNLNGIAFAVPLQYQKLVTAISLIPSSQYDYEYSEPGSINDFGFTKRLRAKGGLNKISFGFGFAMAKEIYLGSNLNVNFGKFEQTWSVDYVSDLFWDSFNRLTRKMHGMNWTIGIVFQPVSQLYLGGIFSNPYRLKYSDELINYTQKSSSVYTVDQFTKDQKHVTVPRMWGAGLSFKLKEKLLFSSDFSLQPWSELTTDSQLSSEYRDSYRWGLGIERLPSKNMIASYYDRMSYRAGFSYQQLNFKTEGEPVEEYGISLGVGLPYSEGWGRMDVALRYAWRGDLSINPVKEDIFQLVISVATGEKWFVRR, translated from the coding sequence ATGAATAAACGCTATTCGAAATTATTCCTCATCATTATCACATTGTTAGTCGCAAGCAAGGTTCTTGCGGGTTCATTTTATAATTCCCGCGGCTTGGGTGAGATGAAGCTTGTGTCCAGCGCCCAAGCGATCGCCATGGGCCATTGTCTAATCGCGGTGCCAGATTTTTACCAAATCAATGTGCTGAACCCTGCCGGTCTCGTCTTTATGCCTATCGCACGATTATCTGGTGATTTTATTCACGAAGGCATTTGGAGCACGGCTCACCAGGCCGACGGGTTCACCAAATACACCAATCTGAACGGAATCGCTTTCGCTGTCCCGCTCCAATACCAAAAGCTCGTGACAGCCATCAGCCTAATTCCATCCAGCCAATACGATTATGAGTACAGTGAACCCGGCAGTATTAATGATTTCGGTTTCACAAAACGATTGAGAGCCAAAGGCGGACTGAACAAAATCTCTTTCGGTTTCGGTTTCGCAATGGCAAAAGAAATCTATCTAGGAAGCAATCTCAATGTCAATTTCGGTAAATTCGAACAAACCTGGTCGGTGGATTATGTCTCCGATCTGTTCTGGGACTCTTTCAATCGATTGACTCGCAAGATGCATGGCATGAACTGGACCATCGGAATCGTGTTTCAGCCTGTCTCGCAGCTCTACCTGGGAGGCATTTTTTCTAATCCATACCGCTTAAAATATAGCGACGAACTCATTAATTACACTCAAAAATCTTCATCAGTCTACACAGTCGATCAATTCACAAAGGATCAGAAACATGTAACGGTCCCTCGAATGTGGGGTGCTGGTCTTTCGTTCAAATTGAAAGAAAAATTGCTATTCAGTTCCGATTTCAGCCTTCAGCCATGGTCGGAATTGACCACCGATTCTCAGTTATCATCTGAATATCGGGATAGCTACCGATGGGGCTTGGGAATCGAACGATTGCCTAGTAAAAACATGATCGCGAGCTATTATGATCGGATGAGCTACCGCGCTGGTTTCTCTTATCAACAATTGAATTTCAAAACTGAAGGTGAACCAGTGGAGGAATACGGTATCAGTCTGGGGGTTGGGCTCCCCTATTCCGAAGGCTGGGGGAGAATGGACGTTGCGCTCCGCTACGCCTGGCGCGGCGATCTTTCGATCAACCCAGTCAAAGAAGATATTTTCCAATTGGTAATCTCAGTTGCTACTGGTGAAAAATGGTTCGTTCGGAGATAA
- a CDS encoding tetratricopeptide repeat protein — translation MRTLNALSPFRLFGMLLTLALFVIAVLVNFHCAPTTQQTGPVIDDARQKAIRDSLRKVYEYELNKTWSTAFEHYKNKNYESAINPFWKVIELDTIERFKDQKYALLSDSYIKLNKPDSAQIVLEMGVKAYPGNAYLHRTLAYFLDSRGQTEEAIAEYQKATEIDPSRPADWKALGNLYIKTNQIQEATQAFEKAAELDPKDQDTQKILSRLYKTTGDSEAAIKRMEEVKRLDPNNAENLFNLGREYFNLGDFNNAILNLELMLKLKPNDVTAMEYLGNALQNRGDFRRAINVYNEILKLKSDNIKVMCDMATSYRELGQFPTARNYARQALSIDPKYGLARIVIGEIYESAAEKCYTARGKKMPEFDDKLIYDLAYQEYSKAAQDPQFRDLAERKMNYVSQSRPTKEDLFFHKGQTKPKDPCYDWIYK, via the coding sequence ATGAGGACTTTGAATGCATTAAGTCCGTTTCGGCTCTTCGGGATGCTACTCACACTCGCCCTGTTCGTCATTGCAGTCTTAGTGAACTTTCATTGTGCACCAACCACCCAACAAACTGGACCCGTGATCGACGATGCGCGACAAAAGGCCATTCGGGATTCGTTGCGCAAGGTTTATGAATATGAACTTAATAAGACCTGGAGCACTGCATTTGAGCATTACAAGAACAAAAATTATGAGAGTGCAATCAATCCGTTCTGGAAAGTCATTGAGCTTGACACCATCGAACGATTCAAAGATCAAAAATATGCGTTATTATCAGATTCCTATATCAAGCTGAATAAACCTGATTCAGCTCAGATCGTACTGGAAATGGGCGTGAAAGCATATCCAGGAAATGCCTATTTGCATCGAACCCTGGCTTATTTTTTAGATAGTCGTGGGCAAACCGAGGAGGCCATCGCAGAGTACCAAAAAGCTACGGAGATAGATCCTTCGCGGCCAGCCGATTGGAAGGCTCTCGGGAATTTGTACATCAAGACCAATCAAATCCAAGAAGCCACCCAGGCGTTCGAAAAGGCAGCCGAGCTAGACCCAAAAGATCAGGACACGCAGAAGATACTTAGCCGGCTCTATAAAACCACTGGGGATTCTGAAGCAGCCATCAAGCGCATGGAAGAAGTCAAACGGCTTGATCCCAATAATGCCGAAAATTTATTCAATCTCGGCCGAGAATATTTTAATCTTGGGGATTTCAACAATGCCATACTGAATCTGGAATTGATGCTGAAGCTCAAGCCCAATGATGTCACTGCCATGGAGTATTTGGGCAATGCATTGCAAAATCGCGGTGACTTCCGGCGTGCCATCAATGTCTATAATGAGATCCTCAAGTTGAAATCAGATAATATTAAAGTGATGTGCGATATGGCCACCTCGTACCGCGAGTTGGGGCAGTTCCCGACAGCGCGCAATTACGCTCGACAAGCGCTCAGTATCGATCCGAAATACGGCTTGGCCCGCATTGTAATTGGTGAAATCTATGAAAGCGCTGCTGAAAAATGCTACACCGCTCGCGGCAAAAAAATGCCCGAGTTCGATGATAAGCTCATTTATGATCTGGCCTATCAGGAATACTCGAAAGCTGCCCAGGACCCACAATTCCGAGACCTGGCTGAAAGGAAAATGAACTACGTGAGTCAATCTCGACCCACCAAAGAAGACCTATTTTTTCACAAAGGACAAACAAAACCCAAAGATCCCTGCTACGATTGGATCTATAAATAA
- the rpiB gene encoding ribose 5-phosphate isomerase B, with amino-acid sequence MIIALASDHAGFELKMKIKQFLDQLGLSVEDFGTFKTDSVDYPDYGILAARAVSKGKADRGILVCGTGIGMSVVANKVKGIRAALCTTLEMAEQSRRHVNSNVLVLGGRIIDHDLALQIVAIWLKTPFEGERHLRRVVKIHQLTGC; translated from the coding sequence ATGATCATTGCATTAGCATCGGATCATGCTGGCTTCGAGTTGAAGATGAAGATCAAGCAGTTTTTAGACCAACTTGGTCTCAGTGTAGAAGATTTTGGTACTTTCAAAACTGACTCGGTCGATTATCCTGACTATGGCATTTTGGCAGCGCGGGCGGTGTCGAAAGGCAAGGCGGACCGTGGGATACTGGTCTGCGGAACTGGGATCGGCATGTCGGTGGTCGCCAATAAAGTTAAAGGCATCCGCGCAGCGCTGTGCACTACTCTGGAGATGGCTGAGCAAAGCCGGCGGCATGTCAACTCCAATGTGCTTGTCTTGGGCGGGAGAATCATCGATCACGATCTGGCTTTGCAGATCGTAGCAATCTGGTTGAAAACTCCTTTCGAGGGCGAACGACATTTGCGACGCGTGGTCAAAATTCATCAATTGACTGGATGTTAA
- a CDS encoding class I SAM-dependent methyltransferase, producing MVRLDRFGQAANHDRKAYLDYQVQIGQYYLEHFVSPFAQGKQVLDIGCGEGGVLTAFEQAGYQCTGLEYSWDRFNYAREKGGSSIRFIHGDIEQLVLPEQFDVILILDVIEHLVRKVEALQNIRRMLSPQGIVVLTFPPFCSAFGGHQQVMRSVLKYIPFVHLVPGRVYRWLLERVERQNVEAHWRNYQTGLRICDFEQMIQQVGFRIIKRINYLVRPRQALRFGMKIRVYKGKYLLEYLTTGAEYVLAKSETSENN from the coding sequence ATGGTTCGTTTAGATCGGTTCGGCCAGGCAGCCAACCATGATCGAAAGGCCTATCTTGACTATCAAGTTCAGATTGGTCAATATTACTTGGAGCATTTCGTCTCTCCCTTTGCCCAAGGGAAGCAGGTGTTGGATATTGGTTGCGGTGAAGGAGGCGTCCTGACGGCGTTTGAACAGGCTGGTTATCAATGTACGGGCCTGGAATATAGTTGGGATAGATTTAATTATGCGCGGGAAAAGGGCGGTTCATCGATTCGATTCATTCATGGAGATATCGAACAACTTGTGCTTCCAGAGCAATTCGACGTGATTTTGATATTGGATGTGATTGAGCATCTCGTCCGTAAGGTGGAGGCGCTGCAAAATATCAGACGAATGCTTTCGCCTCAGGGAATCGTCGTTCTCACATTCCCGCCATTTTGTTCAGCCTTCGGCGGGCATCAGCAAGTGATGCGGTCCGTTCTGAAATACATTCCGTTCGTTCACTTAGTTCCTGGCAGAGTTTATCGCTGGTTATTGGAGCGAGTGGAACGGCAGAATGTGGAGGCGCATTGGCGCAACTACCAGACTGGCCTTCGGATTTGCGATTTCGAGCAGATGATCCAGCAGGTTGGTTTTCGAATTATCAAGCGGATTAACTACCTGGTCCGGCCACGCCAGGCGCTCAGATTTGGCATGAAAATCAGGGTTTATAAGGGGAAATATCTGCTGGAATATCTAACTACCGGCGCCGAATATGTTCTGGCCAAAAGTGAAACGTCCGAAAACAATTAA